GGGCGCTACACGGTTTTTCAGGACCGGCTTCTTGCGGCTGATCTCGATCAGCGCCAGCTCGCCGCCTTTGTCGTACAGCTCCTTGAACCGGTAAAAGCTGTCGCGGCTGTAGCCCATCATCCGGCAGGCCTGGCTGACATTGCCCAGCTGCTTGGCCAGTTCCAGCATGCCAACCTTCGCGCGAATGACCTTCTGCTCTTGTGTCATGGGACCGTCTCCTGTGAGACGCTGCGGGCTGCGCGGGAGCGCCCATTTGGGTGAGCGCTCCTGCTCGCCCGCAGCTCCGTTCCCTGCCAGTTTCGAACCATGTCGTAAGATTAAGTCGAAACTTCTACAGTTTATGCTCAGCGACCGCACGATTCGGAGCTGCTGATTGCAGCCTTCGAAACGCATCAATCGATGCTCGGACGTGCGTCACGAATCGTGGCGGCAGACGCCGCCTTTTACTCCGCAAAAAATGAGGTCGCCGTGAAAGCGAAAGGCGCCAAACGCGTCTGCATCCCCAACCGCTCGACCAAGAGCATTGAACGCAGGTGCGAGCAGAAAAAGCGCTGGTTCCGTAACGGCCAAAAATGGCGGACCGGATGCGAGGGCCGCATCAGCGTGGCCAAGCGGCGACATGGGCTTAACCGTTGTCGCTACAAAGGCGAGGCCGGCATGAAGCGTTGGGGCGGCCTCGGTGTCATCGCCGACAACATCGTCAATATCGGCCGTGCAATGGAAAAGCGGACCGCCCCATAGACAGCCTCGCCATCTGACTCTGCAACACCCCGCCGGTCACCTCCGACTTTTGCGTTGCCGGACGCCCTCGGCCACTCTGTCCAAAACATCAATTTTGCGCCGGAAAGTAGCTAGCAGCCGAAGCGGCTCGGGCGCTCATTGCATCTGCCGAAGCAAGAATTTCCTCCGCAATCGAGGAGATGCAAGTGGACTACATCCCAGCTACTGCCTCCGTCTCTCCAAACAAGGACATCGATACTTGTCTTCGCGCTTGGCCGACCTGCTCCGGGATGTCGACACCTGACATCTCTTCTGCCTCCTATGCTGCTGTTTCGCCTGGAGGCAGCATGCGCAGGCATTCTTCAATGACGTACTCGGGGATGCTCTCGAACTTATGGAGGTTCAGCTGCATCACGTACTCATTTTCGATGTTATAGGATTCGTTGATAAACTTGCGGATGACGTCATCGTCGTGGTCGATGTTAAAAATCCGGAACAGCTGGATTTTCTCCTACCCGACGTCCGTGGCCAGGAATTTGCACGGATGGCGTTGACGTCGTTCACTTCCGAGACAAGCGCGTCGTAGTTGAATCCTGGCATGTGTTCGGCCTGGATGCTGGCCTCTGCCGCCTGCTTCTAACGTCCTTGGTACTTTTTATCACATCGATGGCGGGCTCGATGTCACGAGTCAGCATGAGGGTGGTCCGCCCCCTCAGGCTGGCCTTGCGCTGGAATAGTTCGTGCAGGATGGCGAACTTCTTGTTCTTGTCGAAATGACGACATAGGGTCGTCCAGCACAACCAAATCCGGGTTTTCACTCCGCACCTGGTACATGAAAAGAACCAGTGCGAAGGCGTTTTTTTGCCGTAGCTCAGATGCTTCGACGCGGTCTCTAGGTGGCCGGCGAGGTCGCGGTGCACCAGCCAAGGCCGGTGTGTGGGAGAAAGTGTTCGCCGAACTGATCAAAGATCGCGACAACAAATATCTGATGCTCGATACCACTCTGGTTCGTGTCCACCAGCAGGCCGCGAGCGGAAAAAGGGGGCCAAAACTCAGGAATTGGGGCGTTCCCGAGGTGGGTAGACCACCAAGAGCCACATGCTCTCCGATGGTCTCGGCCGACCGCTACGCTTCAAGCTCACCGCCGGCCAGCGACATGACAACCTGACTGCAAAAGCCCTGCTCGAAGGCTTCAAGGCCGAGGCCGTGCTGGCCGACAGGGCCTATGACAACAACGACCTGCAAGACCATCGCAGATATGAACGCCGAAGCGGTGATCCCCTCAACCTGCTCTCGCAAGGTCCCCATTCCGCATGACGAGACGATTTACAAGCTACGCAACCGTATCGAGCGCTGCTTCAACAAGCTCAAGCACTTCCGCCGCTTCGCCACTCGATATGACCAACGGGAAGTCTACTTCCTCGCCTTCGTCCACCTCGCCGCAATCTGCATCTGGCTCCGCTGAATGTGGATTCGTCCTAGTCGAGCCGCGCATCGCGCGAGCTCTTCGGATAGCTTCCAGCGCCGGAAGGAGGCCGCACCGTCGCAGATCAACGTCGGCGCCCCGCGGCCCGCTTTGATCGCCGCAGCCTGCCATCGATTGCGCGGAAGTTGCGCCTAGGCCGGCTTATGCCGTTTCGTTAATCCGCGGAGGTGCTGCCTTCCCCACGACGAAATAGACGAACCCGTAACCCGGGATGAACGCCGACAGGGCGCAATTGAGGATGGACCTGTTTTGCAATCCTCGAATGATCCCCATTACCCGGCTAGCAAATACGGCAATCGTCAAAATCCAGTACCAAAATGAACCCATAACCGAATCCCAATTTCAGACGCGTCCAGCGAGCTCCAATTAAAAACGGCCTCAGCTGGCCGGGGGGCAAATACTGAGGCCGTTCGTAACTGCTCAAGCTGCTCTGCAGCTCGAAGCTAGGTTGAAACGCCACCCATGGCCGTTTGTTCCCGAACAGGAACGCCGGTCATTCGGCAGTCAGGGGCCGGTAGATTTGGGCCACGAGGCGCCCGTACAGCCCCTTTCGTTCGTAGTGGGCCACGATGTGATGGTAGTGCCACATGGGAGAGCCTAAACGGCTGCGAGCTGTTGGATCAGCGCGCCGGCCGATGACGGGCCGTCCTCATAATCGTCGGGGCGGTTGAGGCTGAGCCAATTTACCAGAACCTTTGCCTGGCTCTAAATCCCTCAAACGTCACCGGCATGCTTGCGTCGATCTCTTCGACCAGCCTGCAACAGGCTACATTGAGATCGTCGGAGCGCTGGTTAGCTTCATCAATGCCGTGCTTTTTGCGCAGGCGATCGATCGCCGCGTTGTGCCTGTCGTAGGCGGCAACGATCTCGTTGACCCGCTTTTGTTTCCGTGCGCTCGCGGACCGAGTGTACAGGTGCTGCACCTTCGGTTGCGGTTCGGCGAGATGGTGGAGCTGATCGTCGGACGGCAGGGCATAAAAAATCGGCCTCACGCGCCTCTCTAAGCGACCAATCGTATTGCGGAACGTCCCGGATGGCCTCGATGTCTGAGGTGCTGCACCATAGCTGCGCCTTTTCGGCTGGGTGACGCTCCATCGCATAGCTAACCGGATCGCCGATGCGCCATCTCATGGCCGAAAGGCCGGACTGGCGTCTCCGAGATGACGCGGTCAATCCGCTCGCCGCAGTTCGCGTCGGCAGCCTCGAAGAGCTCGTTGGTCGCAAAAAAAAGTTGGCACCAAGATCCATCAGCTCCTGATCTGGCGAAGCGGCGCGGGCGGCTGGGATCACGGGGATGGTTGCTGCGGCGGCTGCAAGTGCCGAGACAGCAAGAAAGTTACGACGGGATGTGTTACCCGCCGCTCCAGCACCGGAGGCGGAGAAACAGCAACGAGCCGATTGTTGATTTCCACTCGCCGGGCGTCAATCCCCTCTTACCGACTTCAAATGGACGGTTCAGCAGAGCGATAAGAATCATCATTAATGCCGACATGAACTTGCGTCGAGCATCACCATCTTTGTCTCGCTCGAGCACCCGCAGATTGTTGCAAAGTGCCTGCAGGCTTTCTCGGGTGTCGAGCGCAGAGTGCGACTGTCGATGATGGCGGCGGTCGGCTGCGCGGATCGTCCAGCCGCAAGGCGCAGGATAACGCGCAGATCCTCGGCCAGGGCCTCAAAACAACCCGCACGCAACCACCGCTGCGCCTGTTGATAAACGATCTCCCACGGCGGCAAATCGTTCGGCATTCAGCGCCAGGGCGCGCCGGTCTTCACGATATAGCGCAGGCCGTTGAACACCTCGCGAAGCGCGTGCGTCCGCTGCGAGGCGTCCTCGGGCAAAAGTGTCAGATACGGCGCAACAAGCGCCCACTCTTCATCGGAAACGTCAGAAGGATAAGGCCTCGCGGGGAATCGACATCCCGCAAACCTCAACATCTATTGTTAATCAGTCCCGAGACCCTATGTTTGCCCTCTGAGGTGACAGGCGGCCCGCCCCGCGGCAAGCTCCATCGAGGGTTGCGCCGGATGGGCCGGTGCCGAGCCTCAAGCATGGGGAGCGGGCCTGATGAACAATAGCATTTTCGTGGGACTGGATGTGCACAAGGCGACGATTTCGGTCGCAGTGGCGGAGGGGATGCGCGGCGGTGAAGTTCGTAACTTGGGAATCATCGCTAATCGCGCCGATCAAATCGACAAGCTGGCGAAGAAACTTGGCAAGAGTGATCGGCAGGTCAGTTTTTGTTACGAGGCCGGACCCTGCGGATATGGCCTGCATCGACAACTGACGGGACTGGGACACAACTGCATCGTGGTGGCCCCCTCGCTGGTCCCGATGAAGGCCGGGGATCGGGTAAAGACCGACCGGCGCGATGCGGCGATGCTGGCCAAGCTGCACCGGAGTGGCGAGCTGACAGCGGTGTGGGTTCCGGATGCGGCGCATGAAGCCATGCGCGACTTGGTGAGAGCCCGCGCCACGGCGATGCGTGTGCTCGGCAAGGCGCGACAACATCTCCAAGGCTTCCTGCTGCGACATGGGCGCATCTATGCCGGGAAGAGGGGGTGGACTCTGGCTTATCGTCGCTGGCTCACCACGGTGCGCTTCGATCACCCGGCGAGCCAGATCGTTCTGCAGGACTACATTCATGCCGTGGCCGACGCTGAGGCCCGTGTGAACTGCTTGACCAAGCGGATCGCGGAGCTGGCGCCACAATGGTCGATGACGCCATTTGTAGAGGCCGTGCAGGCGATGCGCGGCGTCGCCTTCATCGTCGCCGTAACGGTGGTTGCCGAGGTCGGCGACTTCTCCCGCTTTGACAATCCCCGCCAGTTGATGGCCTTTCTCGGCCTCGTGCCGTCGGAGCATTCGAGCGGCGCAACCATCCGACGCGGCGGCATCACCAAGGCCGGCAACGCGCTGGCCAGGCGAGCTCTGATCGAGGGAGCATGGACCTATCGCATGCAAGCCCGCGTCAGTCGCAAGCTCCATGACCGTAACGAGCGCCTGCCGCAAGCTATCCGCGATATCGCCTGGAAGGCCCAGGTCAGGCTGTGCGCCCGCTATCGCCGCTTGTCGGCGACCGGCAAGCCCAAGGTGATCGTCACCACCGCCATTGCACGCGAGATGGTCGGCTTCCTGTGGGCGATCACTCGTCAAGTCCAACTCGGGCCGGCCACCTGACGAGCGCTGCTCGACCATATCGGTGCCCAGGGCAGGAGGCAGGGCGCGGTGGGGAATCCTCGTGGCTGTTATGAGCCGGCATTGCCGACGCTCGCTCCTAGACCGAGGCAGCCCCAAGACGAAACCACGGTCATGCGGTAGCCAACCCGCGCATGAGAGCTTGATCAACCGTCGTCTTTGCCCTGCCTCCTACCGTGGGCACCTTCGAAGTCCAGCGTCCGGGCGCTCAGCCGGAAGCGGCTCCGCTTGATCGATTCGCTTGACAGAACGCACTTCCACCGGGTTCGCTCCACTCGTTCGGCTCAACCTCGGCCTGCGACGGATCCATCTTGATTATGTTGGCTGAAGTCCGTCAAAGGGACGCGCTGTCGTCTTTGATCCGCCACCTTGCGACGTTCTGTTCTCGATGAGTACTTGGCCTTCATGCATGATCTGGCTAAGGCGCAAGTCAGCGGATGCGGCTGAGCAAGGGACGAGCCAGGAAGGCGCCGAGTTGGAGAATTTCCCAACACCCATCTTTCCGATCAAACTGAACGTGGGAATTGAGCTCAATGTTGAAAATTGTAGCGGTAGCGGCAATTTTCGTAGGAGAAGCCCTTTCAATAATTGCCGAATTGATTGCCTCAAAGAAATTTGGAACGGCAAGTGGGCCTCTGACAACGCTTCTGCCGATGTTCCTGCTGGTGACGTTGGGCGGCATCCTGCTCGTCTCTGGATACGCCCTCGGCTACATGCATCTCAAAAACATTTGGATAATTGTCGCGATATCGGTGGGATCGATTTTAGTGGTGGAGCCGATCCTCGCATTTCTGCTGTTCCGCGACGTGCCTACAACCGGCTCACTGATCGGGCTGGTTTGCGGCGCGGTGGGCACGCTCGCAGCGATTTTCTTATAAGCGCTAGTTTGGTCGGAGTTCAATTGGCGGGCTTGGGCGAGATAGGTGATGGAACTGAGGAGGTCGGCGCTCGCTGGGGAGGCTGGCGTTGGTCGGGAAGGTGCCGGCTTTGGACCGAACGGTGTCCGCCGTTACCCGCTTTAGAACGCGCGTCTTCGACGCGCCTGTCTCGTGCGCCAACCACCTTAGTGTGACAACGCAGGTACCCGTTCGTCAGGTTTATCTGACCTCCGGTGCTTCTCGCGAACTCCGGCTCGGCAAGCAAGTTACTCCTTTTTCCGTTGAGGCATGCGCTCGGCGCGCGCGCCTGATCGGGATTACAGCCCCCAGGCCGCCAAGCCATGTCGTAAAAAAGGCGGAAACGGTTGCCGCGCTACGGCTCCGGCCCGCACCAATCCGGCTCATGTCCGGCCTGTGTCGGCCTACCCGCCCTTTGTCCTAGAGCGAAGAAATGATGGATCACCCCCGATACGCTACGCGCGGTCGCCTCGATTCAGACCGCGACCGACTGCACAATCGTGGCAAAGCGCACCGCTGTTTGGACCACCGCCGAGCTGATGCCGGCCTCCCGCAGCGTTTTCTCACGAGCGTCCATGCAGCCGCCGCAACCATTTGCCGGGAAGACTGCCTGCGACCACAACTTGAAATTGACTCTGTCCACGACGTGGTTCGCGACAATGTTCGCGCGTAACCGCACCGGCATCGCCTTGTATTCCGGATTGGATGCGAGGTGAACGAAGCGCTAGTAAACCTTGTTCATCGCCATCACGGCAGCCGCACATTTCGCTGCTGCGATCGCCGCTGGTGTGATCACGACGGCCGCCGCGGATTCCATCGCCTCTGTGACACTGAGTTGCGGGTCGCAATCGCGCTCGCCAGCAACAGGCCGTATTTGCTTTGCGGTAAAAGCGTCTCATCGGTCATCGTCGGCGCCGGAGTCTGACGTCCTTGGCGGAATGCGGAATTTGATCCCTCAACTGCTCGATTGACATGTTGCCTCAGGCGACTTTCAGCGTCTCGCCGCCGATTTCGCGATTGCAGGGGCAGAGCGCATCGGTCTGCAGCGCGTCCAGAACCCGTAGCGTGTCCCTCGGGCTACGGCCGACATTCAGGTTGGTCGCATAGACATGCTGGATCGTATTCTTCGGATCGACGATGAACGTGTAGCGATGGGCGACGCCCTCAGGCGAGCGCACGCCAAGGCCATCGACAAGGGCGCCTTTGGAGTCAGCAAATTGCCAGATCGGAAGGTGATGCAGGTCCTTGTGCTCGCGGCGCCAAGCGAGCTTGCAGAATTCGTTGTCGGTTGAGCCGCCAAGCACGATCGCATTGCGATCGGCGAAGTCCTTGGATAGCCGGGCAAACTCGGCGATTTCGGTCGGGCAGACGAAGGTGAAATCCTTGGGGTAGAAGAAAATGATTTTCCATTTTTCGGGAAAGCTCTCTTGAGTCAACGTCTCGAACGCGCTCTGCCCTTTCTCTTCCTGCAGGTGAAAGCCGGGCTTCACGCCCGTGACTTCGAACGACGGCAACTTACTTCCAATTCCAAGCATGTATGTCCTCTCAGGGTTGCTTCGCGTGGAAGCGGTGGTCCGGCTTCATCGAAGCAATCGACATGCCACTCGATCTTGCGGTTTAGACTGACGGAAATGCAACACAGGTTCTGATTGGTTTGAGAGTTCCGGAGAACCGATCGGGGAGGGACCAGCACTTCGATGCTGTGGGGCGAGCCGGGTTGGCGGCCTGACAAAAACCTGCACATTCGAACGTCAACATCATCTGGTGAATGGAACGCAGAGGACACCGCGAAGCGCCGTTGCATTCCCATTCGGGCGCTTGATGGGTACGCGGACTTGGCGGCCATGGCCTGTGGCATGTGTTTTCTCCTTAACCTGCTTTCGCTCTGGCAAAAGCGCTTGCTGCGATTTCGATGTGCTTGGACTTAGTCGAAACGACTTGCTCGGGTGGGGCGCCGAGCGATCACGCGAGCGATCCGCGAGAAGAAACGTTCTGCGAGGCTGTCCTCGGCATCGGTG
This region of Bradyrhizobium sp. CCGUVB1N3 genomic DNA includes:
- a CDS encoding peroxiredoxin; translated protein: MLGIGSKLPSFEVTGVKPGFHLQEEKGQSAFETLTQESFPEKWKIIFFYPKDFTFVCPTEIAEFARLSKDFADRNAIVLGGSTDNEFCKLAWRREHKDLHHLPIWQFADSKGALVDGLGVRSPEGVAHRYTFIVDPKNTIQHVYATNLNVGRSPRDTLRVLDALQTDALCPCNREIGGETLKVA
- a CDS encoding transposase, with the translated sequence MNAEAVIPSTCSRKVPIPHDETIYKLRNRIERCFNKLKHFRRFATRYDQREVYFLAFVHLAAICIWLR
- a CDS encoding transposase; this translates as MLSDGLGRPLRFKLTAGQRHDNLTAKALLEGFKAEAVLADRAYDNNDLQDHRRYERRSGDPLNLLSQGPHSA
- a CDS encoding IS110 family transposase; amino-acid sequence: MNNSIFVGLDVHKATISVAVAEGMRGGEVRNLGIIANRADQIDKLAKKLGKSDRQVSFCYEAGPCGYGLHRQLTGLGHNCIVVAPSLVPMKAGDRVKTDRRDAAMLAKLHRSGELTAVWVPDAAHEAMRDLVRARATAMRVLGKARQHLQGFLLRHGRIYAGKRGWTLAYRRWLTTVRFDHPASQIVLQDYIHAVADAEARVNCLTKRIAELAPQWSMTPFVEAVQAMRGVAFIVAVTVVAEVGDFSRFDNPRQLMAFLGLVPSEHSSGATIRRGGITKAGNALARRALIEGAWTYRMQARVSRKLHDRNERLPQAIRDIAWKAQVRLCARYRRLSATGKPKVIVTTAIAREMVGFLWAITRQVQLGPAT